In Haloterrigena turkmenica DSM 5511, a single genomic region encodes these proteins:
- a CDS encoding TIGR00341 family protein has translation MRYLEVTVPEGKREVVLEILEDEGIDYVVSDETSGRGYAAVVRFPVPTRAVEPLLDRLKRAGIGDEASVVVINAETVLSEQFSTLRDRYSRGGQLGARTSRQVLRTKADELTPPFSIYTVMLLISAVVATAGLLADSPAVVIGAMVIAPLLGPALAANVGIVTGDARLKSTGFRYQIVGVAMVVVASIALATLARFAGLEPAGVDIVVATELEERVAPNLFSLAVALGAGIAGILSLTRGFSEAIVGVMIAAALIPPSAAVGITVAWGMYGAAIGAAVLVIVNLLSINLAALATLWIAGYRPQGLFEVSPTRTPTYTYAAIFGVGLLVLAAPLAGVTLLEFHTTELESAAEEEVEAVLAEPQYDGLESDDVAVELDGDYPIQSVERVVVTVTTRNPEPESGLADRLYEEIEPHSDDSLIVEVQYIVSEERGEDDDTDAQRVTIRTADGT, from the coding sequence ATGCGATATCTGGAGGTAACGGTGCCCGAGGGGAAGCGGGAGGTCGTCCTCGAGATCCTCGAGGACGAGGGAATCGACTACGTCGTCAGCGACGAGACCAGCGGTCGGGGGTACGCCGCCGTCGTCCGGTTTCCGGTCCCGACGCGGGCCGTCGAACCGCTGCTCGACCGGTTGAAGCGGGCGGGGATCGGCGACGAGGCCAGCGTCGTCGTGATCAACGCGGAGACGGTCCTCTCCGAGCAGTTCTCGACGCTCCGGGACCGGTACAGTCGGGGCGGCCAGCTGGGCGCGCGCACCTCGAGGCAGGTGTTGCGCACGAAGGCCGACGAACTGACGCCCCCGTTTTCGATCTACACCGTCATGCTGCTGATCAGCGCCGTCGTCGCCACTGCCGGGCTGCTGGCCGACTCGCCGGCGGTCGTGATCGGCGCGATGGTCATCGCGCCCCTACTCGGACCCGCGCTCGCCGCCAACGTCGGCATCGTCACCGGCGACGCTCGCCTCAAGTCGACCGGCTTCAGGTACCAGATCGTCGGCGTGGCGATGGTCGTCGTCGCCTCGATCGCCCTCGCGACGCTCGCTCGGTTCGCCGGCCTCGAGCCCGCGGGGGTCGACATCGTCGTCGCCACCGAACTCGAGGAGCGGGTCGCGCCCAACCTGTTCTCGCTCGCGGTCGCGCTGGGCGCCGGGATCGCCGGTATCCTGAGTCTCACGCGGGGGTTCTCGGAGGCCATCGTCGGCGTCATGATCGCCGCGGCGCTCATTCCGCCGTCGGCCGCGGTCGGGATCACGGTCGCCTGGGGGATGTACGGCGCGGCGATCGGCGCCGCCGTCCTCGTGATCGTCAACCTCCTGTCGATCAACCTCGCCGCGCTGGCCACGCTCTGGATCGCCGGCTACCGCCCCCAGGGACTGTTCGAGGTCTCACCCACGCGGACGCCGACCTACACCTACGCGGCGATCTTCGGCGTCGGACTGCTGGTGCTCGCGGCGCCGCTGGCCGGCGTCACCCTGCTCGAGTTCCACACGACCGAACTCGAGTCGGCGGCCGAAGAGGAGGTCGAGGCGGTGCTCGCGGAACCGCAGTACGACGGCCTCGAGTCGGACGACGTCGCGGTCGAACTCGACGGCGACTACCCGATCCAGTCGGTCGAGCGGGTCGTCGTCACGGTCACCACTCGGAATCCGGAACCGGAGTCGGGGCTGGCGGATCGGCTCTACGAGGAGATCGAACCCCACAGCGACGACTCCCTGATCGTCGAGGTGCAGTACATCGTCTCCGAGGAGCGCGGCGAGGACGACGACACCGACGCTCAGCGGGTGACGATTCGGACCGCCGACGGGACGTGA
- a CDS encoding MFS transporter encodes MTNDETERPDSRRSWLVAVAGAIGMVFTFGTPFSYGIFRQPFSETFAVSPVALSTVFSIMLFTFFIGAGAVGVFAARLPARPVILACAAVTAAIAPALFFTGSYLGLCLVFALLGLALGTVYVLLASIVPRWFDERRGAATGLIFVGNGLGLALLPPVWQAVIARLGVRQGFAAVMAATAVAFLLAGIACRRPPWTDGATETSGDVLEWIGRLAGTRTFQLLFVGIALAFSWYQLLAAFAVDLFAARGLTAAGASTAFGLVGGVSIISRIGGGYLADRAGARRAFLASLASAAAGVLLLFAPQFPVLAVGVFLLGIGLGGTATLYIPLLMGIYGADRGTAIVGTFNVAIGTSALAMPPLGTASVAYTNGFALAVALTFVVTIGSFWMIAIGTRRS; translated from the coding sequence GCATCTTCCGACAGCCGTTCAGCGAGACCTTTGCCGTCTCGCCAGTCGCGCTCTCGACGGTCTTCTCGATCATGCTGTTTACCTTCTTCATCGGCGCCGGCGCGGTCGGCGTCTTCGCCGCGCGGTTGCCGGCCCGTCCGGTGATCCTCGCTTGTGCGGCCGTCACCGCTGCGATCGCGCCCGCGCTGTTCTTCACGGGGTCGTATCTTGGTCTGTGCCTCGTGTTCGCGCTGCTCGGTCTCGCGCTCGGGACGGTGTACGTCCTGCTCGCGTCGATCGTCCCGCGCTGGTTCGACGAGCGACGGGGCGCCGCGACGGGGCTGATCTTCGTCGGCAACGGGCTGGGACTGGCCCTCCTGCCGCCGGTCTGGCAGGCCGTTATCGCGCGCTTGGGCGTCCGTCAGGGGTTCGCCGCCGTCATGGCGGCGACCGCGGTCGCGTTCCTCCTCGCGGGGATCGCGTGCCGACGCCCGCCGTGGACGGACGGCGCGACGGAGACGAGCGGCGACGTCCTCGAGTGGATCGGACGGCTGGCCGGGACGCGGACGTTCCAACTGCTGTTCGTCGGCATCGCGCTCGCGTTCTCGTGGTACCAGCTGCTCGCCGCGTTCGCGGTCGATCTCTTCGCCGCCCGCGGCCTGACGGCCGCCGGGGCCTCGACGGCGTTCGGACTCGTCGGCGGCGTCAGCATCATTTCGCGGATCGGTGGCGGGTACCTCGCCGATAGGGCCGGAGCCAGACGGGCGTTTCTCGCCTCGCTCGCGTCCGCGGCCGCCGGCGTCCTGCTGCTCTTCGCCCCGCAGTTCCCGGTGCTCGCCGTCGGCGTCTTCCTGCTCGGAATCGGGCTGGGCGGGACGGCGACGCTGTACATCCCGCTGTTGATGGGGATCTACGGCGCCGACAGGGGGACCGCCATCGTCGGCACGTTCAACGTCGCCATCGGAACCAGCGCGCTGGCGATGCCGCCGCTCGGGACCGCGAGCGTCGCGTACACCAACGGCTTCGCCCTCGCCGTCGCTCTCACGTTCGTCGTCACCATCGGGTCGTTCTGGATGATCGCTATCGGGACGCGCCGTTCCTGA